TTGATCTCCGCCAATGTAGGACGCCCCGCTTTCTCAGGGAGCTTGGCGGACAAAGCCACGTGAAGGCTTAGCGGTGGTATCCGGCCGTTCATCTTACCATGTGGTCAGCACCGTAAAACAAGAACACGGATTCAGCCCTGAAAATGCCATCTTTCGTGAGCGCCCATGGCAAACATCGGCATAACAGCGCCACATGCATCGCAGTGGTACACGTCGGTGTCCATCGTATCATCATCTTCCTCCCAAGCATCTTCGGCGAGTGAACCTTCTTGGGAAGCCGTGGGCATGTCTTCTGAGCCGGACCTACTCAGTGGAATCTTCGGGATGTAGTTGTAAGGCTTTTCTATCACCCTTCGAACTTTTGCATCCTCCTCTTTCAAACGCGACTCGTGCGCAATATATTCAGTGCTTGATTGAGCAGATTCGTTGCGCACTCTGAAAGGGGCCAGTGCATCGTCCTGCCGTCTGAACATTTTTCCGATGTCCCTCCCAACTCCACCTTTCTCGCTGGCCGCGTTCACCATGTTGGTTGCTGCAAGATTGACAAGACTCAAATTCCACCCCTGCTTTTCAGGGTGAAGCTGCCGAAATAGCGGTATGAGTGTCTCACGAACCAGTCTTTCAGCGAGTGTCTCAACACTTTCTCTCACGCTGAAAATGAAGTTTGGCATGGACGTTGACTTGGAGATACGCGCGAAAGTGCGATTGCGGCTTCCGTCAGGGTTCTGTGGAGGCCGTGGGCGTGTGGAGAGGCGAAGCGTTTTGGGATGGGCAAGCCAGCGCTGAGAAGATGCTGTGGTGACGGCTGCAGGATCTTCGGAGGGTTCTTGTTCGCACTCCAGCAAATCAGTGCGTATCCGCTTGAGCAGACTGATGTTTAGAACGTGAAATTGCTTGATCACCTCATCTAATGTGTCTAGGCGGATGTAACTGTCTTCGATGCTAATTTGACGTGGTACCTCCCTTGCTTGGTTTACTTGCGTGTCATCGCAGCCGTTCAATAGACCCCATACACGAACACCGATGCCATGTGGTGTGCCGGGACCGCCAAGGATTCTTTCAAGGACGTCTGAGCCTATGCCGGGGTAAGTGCGTACATCTCGTACGCGCACATCTTCTTTCGTTCCACCGTATACAAGCCCGGCGTCGATATTTGCCGGCCGCTGCAGTACATGAGCACGAAGCTTTTGTGCTATCCTGAGGCCAATGCCTAGGATCTTGCCGACTTCGTGGTCGTCGACGAAATACGTGACATTGTCCCATTGATCATCGTCTGCGGTGTATGGTGGTGTCAGTGTTGTTTGGCTGTTTGGTTTGTGAAGATTGCCGACCAGCTTGGATAGGAGCTTGTTTGTCGATACGCCCACAGTAGCCGTGTAGCCAAGATCATGTTCGAGCCTTTGCCGAATGTGCTGTGCCAGGTGGCTTGCTAGTAGAAGTCGAAGATGCAAAGGATCATGTGAGATGGCAGCTGCTGTTGCGTGTCAGACGTAGATTGAGAGAGAAAGTGGAAACATGAAACGTGGAGGAGAAGGGGCCAGGATGCTACCATGTAACGACAGCTTTTGGCGTGATGCCTGTCAACGGCATAAGATCCATGAGACAAATCACGCGCACTTTTGCCACGTCCTGAGTTTCTGGGGTATTCCAGACGCGCAAGTGTGTAGTTCATGCAGCCTTGCAGCACTGTGACCGATGGAGAAGCTTACCCTGCGGTTCGTTTGACGTCTCTGGATAAACATGACCAGCATGGTGAGTTGCGTCGAAGGAAAACCCCAACGAGGGATCTGTTTTGGATAGGCGAAAGAAAGACGTGTCAAGGCTCGAAGTATTTAGGGTTGCAACGTTGTTGTCGACCAGGTCAGACACATCAAGCCAGACCTCGTCAAAGCCAAGTCGCTCACAGCGTGCGTTCCACGAAAAGGAGCTCAGAAAGGCATAGAGTCGTTTCGAGGCATTTCTGAAGCGTGTGAGGTCTTCGCCCAGGACGATGATAACGTCAGGACAGATCTTCCTTGCGTCTGTAACCAGCTGCAGCTTGTACAGACCCTGGACAAGTCAGCCGAGTGATGCAACGGCCGAGATGCTGTCGTATACAGTGCAGCAGTGCATACGTGGTGGTGTACATGGACAAGACTGGTGCTTGCGTAGCCATGTCTAGCCATGTCTGACCAACAAGGCCAAGCAAGGGCAGCACGTGAGAGGAGTGACAGGAGACGGTACCCTTCGACGAGCCTCGTAGTTGCACGTCACAATGATCTGCTTTTGCTGCACGGCAAGTGGAAGCGTCTTGAGGTGCGGCTGCTCACGCTCAAAGACGCTGGCGTAGAAGCAGTCCTGTGGGAGGTGCGTGTAAGCCAAGGTCAAGTCAGGTGGTCATGTGAGCGTAGTCATGACTCTCGACGCACAGGGCAACGCGTACATAGTCCTAAAAAAACACGGGCAGCACGTTAGCGACGCTGAGTACGATCCGACGCCAGCAGTTACGAGCCTGGCGAGGGCGGAGGCGAAATTCGGCGTCCAGGTGCTGGGGCCAAAGGCTGTGTAACGAAGGCGGCGGGATGCCTGGCCACAGAGCGCGGTGCTGACCTACAAAGTGGAGGAGGGTCGAGTCGAGCTGCGGCTTCGGCCTCCTGCTCCGAGGGCGGTTCATCGCGAAGCCACCAAGCGGGAGGTCATTGGCGGCTCGCAGTCTGCCATGCGCGGAGTCGCGGAGTCGCAGAGTCGTGGACAGGTGGTGCGTTGGTGGAGGTGTGTGAGAGGCTTCGTTTCGGGCCCAAGAGGGCGCTAAGGAAGCCTTGAACCAACACGGAAGAAAAGCGACAGGGGGGGGGGCGGTAGCGCCGCGTCCTGCAGGCGTCCCCGGCGTCTTAAAATAGCACGCGTGCGCGTCTGGCAGATGGTGGGCGTCTACGAACGATCAAAAGCAGGACGGCCCCGCGCGCAGTCCTGGAGGTCGAGTGTCGTAGACCCTCTGCGCGAGCCCCAGCACGACACGACACGAGActgcacacgcacacgcacacatCCACACTCACACTCACACTCACGCTCACACCCACACTCACACCAGCCGCCGCACCCGgacacgcccacgcccacgcccacgcccacgcccacgcctgCCACCTGCCCTCGCATTCCATCAGCAGGCCCAGAGAAGGCTGACAGCCCCGCCACCCTGCCGCTGTGCCGCCGTCTGCGCCCACCTGGCTCTCGAGCGCGGCAAGTCTCCCCCATGATGCTCTCGACCATATCATCACGCCCGGCACCACCCACGTTTTCGTCGTCACCTGCCCTGCAGCCCAGCCTGAACATGGCCGCCTCGCTGCCTATAATGCCCTCGCGGCCCGCGCAGCCCTCGCAGCGCCCGCGCCTCACCGTCAACACCCACCAGCCCCGCGTCTTTGGAAAAGGCGCCTCTCTACGCCTCGACACCCTCAGCGCAGCCTCGCCCACGGTGCGCAACACGTTCAACAACGCCTACGAGCCCACGACCACCAACACCTCCAACACGCTCAACACCTTCGTCGCGCCTCCTCCCGGCCCCCCTGCGAAGCTGCGCCTCGAGATCAGCAGCACCAGCTCGCAGCCCACCGCCATCTGCACCCCGGACTCGGCCTCGACCCTCTCCTCGTCCACGCTCACCTCGGCCTCGAGCGAGTCTGCAAGCTGCACAATACCCTACAAGCAGCCGCACAACCTCAACTCCATCCTCGCCAACAGCCGCATCGTCCCGCGCAAGATGGCCTCCAGGCCGCTGTTCCCCGCGGAGAAGCGCGTGTCCTTTCGCACGCCGCTGGAAGAGGAAATCAAGACCGTCAAGTACACCTGGGCCAACTCGGACATGGAGTCCTCCCGCCCGACCTGGACGTCCCTCGACTCCCCGTCGACCGAGTCCGCCTCGACCGAGTCCGACGCCACAGCCACGCACCAGCTGGCCACACCGAAGCTGCAGCTCAGCAAGCCTTTGTTGTCTCTCGAGCCACGCACAGAAGCAAAGCCGGCCGTCTCGACAATAGAGAGCTCGTCCAGCCAGCGAAAGCCGCCCCGACTCGGCGACAAGCGAGACTCTTCTGAATCCGAGGACGACAGCGACGCCTGCCCCCAGACGCCCGTCGCTGGCCGACGGAAACGCAGCAGAGACTGGCGATGGACACTGGGCAAGCTGCCCGGCGACAACTCGTCCACCGCCTCGACAGGAAGCGACCATGACAGCAGCTGAGCGTGACGAGCTGCGCACTGCCCCACGACGGCGTTGGATACACTACAGGGCACAGGGCCCATGGCGTTCGTTTAGCATTTTCAGAGTTGTTTGTTTCGATGATACCACCTGCATTAGCCCTTCCAGGCGGCTGCCCCCGCACGCATTCTCCTTGCACCGCGCATGCCCATTCCATCTACCTATCTTCTAGTCTCATACTACTCAATAGCTGCGCTATTGCCAATATATATCTTCACACGCCCGCACACGCCTAGACCTGCACACCATCCCTCTTCACGCGACTGTCAAGACCCGAGCGCTGTCAAGCGAAATGACGACTGGTCACTACCCAATCCGGCCGCGACGGCGCGCTCCACCGCTGATCCATCCTACACATTCATCTACCACTACACAGTAGATCCATCTCTGCTTCTATCCTCCACACCCCCTCCAGAGCGCCCTGCCCTTGTCCACAGCCTCGTCCACATCCACACTCACTAGGCCTCTTCACCCTCCCCccccctccctccctcccgGAAAAACTTTGCCCCTGCATTTACGGCTCCCCCATCTACGGACGTGCGCAAAGCGTTCCATGACATCACCGCTCGTATCCGCTTAGCCCGAAATAGGCTGTGGGTCCCGCGCCAGCTCCCTTTCCTGGGCCTGGCTTTCTCACTGTGGGTCGTGTTTGCGCTGACTGGAGGTACGCTGCGGGGCAGGCAGACGCTTTTCACGAGAGAAAATTGCTCGCCTCGCCGCTGCGCCAATCACGGACGGCTGGAGGGGGGAGTGcctgctgcacgctgcacgcGCTGGAGCAGGGATCGTGTCAGATGCGATGGAAACGAAACGGCATTGCGACGATGCTGTGCAGGCGGGGCGGACGGTCGTTGGAGCAAGGCTGGCACATGGCGCGAGGGAGGTGTggtgtgcttgtgcttgttcTGCACACCTGTCGCGGTGCCTGTCGTGTTTGGCATCGTGTCGAAACGAGACGGTCGTGTCTCGGCGGCCCGGGTTCGGTGCTTGCTGTACCGTGCCACAGCAATATACCTAGTGCATCTGCGGTTTTCCGTCTTGACCTTCGTATCGCTATCGCGTGCTGCAGTACAGCACAGCACCTCTCCGGCAAACCCACCAGGACACGCTTGAGCTGACCAACACTAAGAGCTCAACCTTGTCTTGGCAGCTTTACCTAACTAACGCTAGGCATTATCTTCTAAACctatttagaagattttGATTATTATATTTACAGCAAAATTTTAGGGTTAGACTTAGTTCAATGTTAGGGTTATTTTTAGGTTATGGTTAtctaaaatctattatattttattactCTAGAGTACAGCAGCTGCAAAGTTTTTGATTACAGTATTCTTGCGTGTTGCTTAGACCAAGTTGGTAAGTTGGTGGTTAGGTCAGCTTTAGGTTAATCAGCTCAAAGCCTCAAGTGTATCCTCCAAACCCACCTCCCTCCCAGCGCCGCTTTCCCAGCGTGAAAACCCCCACCGCCTGTCACCCCATCGATGCAATCCGCCCCAATGCAATCCAACCTCCTCGCCCAAGCTTCCCTTTTTATTTTGAACTTTCGAATCTTTTTCTCTTCGAACCTTCCCCAACCCTACCAACCGGCATCGTACCACCTCGCTACCAAATCCGCCTAGCCAGCCCCACTGCGATTCAGCCTTGACATGGAGGGCCAGACCATCGTCCCGAAATAGCACATCCACCCATCATCCACCCATCCACCCACGCACACATTCGTCCTCACCACACCATCTCAATGCGAATCTCCAGTGCTTCTTCGTTCCCTGTCTCGAATCTGCGCACGCCACACAGTACATGCACATGCACGTGCGTCTCACCGGCACCTGACAGCGCCGCCCGCTCGCTACCTGGCCAGCGCTCCGCGGCGTTTCGAGCCGGGGGGCGGGAGGCGAGAGGAGATGAGCGCCGGCAGTGCGGGGGTGGGCG
Above is a genomic segment from Ascochyta rabiei chromosome 10, complete sequence containing:
- a CDS encoding DNA-directed DNA polymerase — protein: MNRPRSRRPKPQLDSTLLHFDYDCFYASVFEREQPHLKTLPLAVQQKQIIVTCNYEARRRGLYKLQLVTDARKICPDVIIVLGEDLTRFRNASKRLYAFLSSFSWNARCERLGFDEVWLDVSDLVDNNVATLNTSSLDTSFFRLSKTDPSLGFSFDATHHAGHVYPETSNEPQAAAISHDPLHLRLLLASHLAQHIRQRLEHDLGYTATVGVSTNKLLSKLVGNLHKPNSQTTLTPPYTADDDQWDNVTYFVDDHEVGKILGIGLRIAQKLRAHVLQRPANIDAGLVYGGTKEDVRVRDVRTYPGIGSDVLERILGGPGTPHGIGVRVWGLLNGCDDTQVNQAREVPRQISIEDSYIRLDTLDEVIKQFHVLNISLLKRIRTDLLECEQEPSEDPAAVTTASSQRWLAHPKTLRLSTRPRPPQNPDGSRNRTFARISKSTSMPNFIFSVRESVETLAERLVRETLIPLFRQLHPEKQGWNLSLVNLAATNMVNAASEKGGVGRDIGKMFRRQDDALAPFRVRNESAQSSTEYIAHESRLKEEDAKVRRVIEKPYNYIPKIPLSRSGSEDMPTASQEGSLAEDAWEEDDDTMDTDVYHCDACGAVMPMFAMGAHERWHFQG